The following is a genomic window from Pedobacter sp. KBS0701.
GCATCAGGTAATCTTGTTTCCTACTTTGCATTTGATGGAGGCTTGATTGACAGTGCTTCTAATACTGCCGGTGTAAATACGGGTACCACATTTGGAACGGGCATTAAAAAGCAATCCTTACAGGGTGCTTTAAACAGTTATGTATTAGCAACACCATCAAACAAGGTTGCTGCTTTAAAAAGTTTTACAGTAAGTGAATGGTTTAATAGCCCAGCGCCAAGCACCGGCATTATCGGATTATTTACCTTAGCCAATACCACTCAATTTTGGGGTAATATTGAAATCTTTATCGAAAATGGAAGTACAGCAACTGATGGTAAATTAAGAATACACCTTAATCAGGGTGGCTCAGATAAAGAATATCAGGTAAATGGTGTTCAAAACCTATTCGGAAAATGGGTAAACTTAGCGGTTTCTTATGATCAGACCAGCTCAATGGTTAAGGTTTATATCAATGGTTCTAGGGTTGCTGCAATTGCTTCAACTGCAACTGGTCCGCTTGCCTTTACCAATACAGGAAAATTTGTTTTTGGTACCGTTCAATTCCAAACTACCCCAAGTCAGACTACCGGAAATACCAAACAGGATTGGGCCAGCTTTTTAACCGGACAGATTGATGAAGTTAGACTTTTTGATAAAGCCTTAACTGATGCAGAAGTAAGCGCACTTTCTATTTTAGAAGGTAGAGGAAAATAATAGTTTTCCAACGCTGAGAAAGGCAATTAATAATAAAGGGTTGTCAGTAATGGCAACCCTTTTTAACCATGTTGTAATGATAAAAATCTTCCCATATTTTTTAGTTCTTTTTCTTTTTGCAACAGCCTGCAAAAAAGGTGATACGCCTACTCCGGTTGATCCACCTGTTACACCAACATCTTTTGCTTTTAGCGATTTAAAGGTAAACGATGCTTACAGCGGTT
Proteins encoded in this region:
- a CDS encoding LamG domain-containing protein; its protein translation is MKTKYFLLMAAITLGLSSCQKKFDPSSYAPALNIGGYTSAKQIASGNLVSYFAFDGGLIDSASNTAGVNTGTTFGTGIKKQSLQGALNSYVLATPSNKVAALKSFTVSEWFNSPAPSTGIIGLFTLANTTQFWGNIEIFIENGSTATDGKLRIHLNQGGSDKEYQVNGVQNLFGKWVNLAVSYDQTSSMVKVYINGSRVAAIASTATGPLAFTNTGKFVFGTVQFQTTPSQTTGNTKQDWASFLTGQIDEVRLFDKALTDAEVSALSILEGRGK